A genome region from Ptiloglossa arizonensis isolate GNS036 chromosome 4, iyPtiAriz1_principal, whole genome shotgun sequence includes the following:
- the LOC143145348 gene encoding uncharacterized protein LOC143145348, with translation MFTASNSLQYENTVSRKFNERITHVTKAPMNAPEDLKIVSTTFRPLSMWVHIGYIKKNNRVT, from the exons ATGTTCACCGCCTCAAATTCTCTTCAATACGAAAACACGGTGTctagaaaatttaacgaaagaatAACCCACGTCACAAAAGCACCAATGAATGCACCCG aAGATTTAAAGATTGTTTCTACGACGTTTCGACCTTTGTCAATGTGGGTCCACATCGGATACATAAAAAAGAACAATCGAGTTACATAG